The nucleotide sequence ttataaaatggtatgcatgctgtcaaccttcgatgtaatgaaagattgtttttttcaaaaatgaatacaatgtttgtaaaatgtatcatatagaggtcaagtacctcgcgatgtaatcaactgttgtgaatcgtttataatcgatatggactttgtccggatggattaggtcgggtcatcacagttggtatcagagcggtggtcttagcaaaccaggtcttgcattagtgtgtcaaattgatagttgtttagatgcattagtgggtctggacttcgaccgtgtctgcatgtcaaaagttttgcttatcatttcgtgtcgaaaattacctgcttatcattcttagagaatcacttgcttatcatccttagtctatacacatcttattgtattgattgcatgattagtgtatagacaaaattcatatcttagcatatctgctaattcatatcttagcgtatctggatTGTAAGCTTTGCCtgtcattttctgtagattcctccgtaatttatgggattttagtattatatatgcatatttaaattatgtattgcagggtactaatctacatcctataatctatttcttatcgaaaatccttcatctgatcgtacgagatgaatccctaaaccagttcgagtccctcaaattttgatagctattccgacagctattccgatatggatattcacctaagctccgaaagcggtgtcaccagaatgaatccatcaatcagccacccccaattcatctgatgggttcgtagtcgacttaatcaatggagacgcgaagaaggcgattcttttcaccaaccgaatttgcctcttgacgaagaacccgaagcacttaccgacgaacctattcgtaacaccattttctctctcatttccagagtatctcaccacgactatatcacaagtcagattcaaaaccttattcattcgctcgttccgatcaacaatcatcccggaataatataagaagtcaacgaacttcgcgctcgagtaatcaatttggagaatatggagcaaaatttaccagcttcagaaacatcaccggcatcaatagcaCCATCAAtaattcatgcctcaacatctcaattgtacctcgagtataatcattgttctatgtatcgttctacatcaattaaaatcgtccttcatggtgattttgTAATCTCCAAtgatttagagattatgtaatctccaatgatttagagattatgtactctagttctagccgtaaatctaatgagtttaagattacattgactcattaaatccataattacgtctgaagaaaatatatatgcatatatgttttcataaagattgtaattaaaattcttattgtacaaactgttagtggtgaaaatattttaacgggtaggtaatacccgaggaatatttagttttcgcattaataagttacactgtacattcttcgaatctgattcaacagtcatttacgatcctacttacatccaccgatatacaggTTTGCAGGTTTGCAAACCTGTATATCATCCTTAGTCGCATTAATAAgagacttatcattcttagtcaaaccattgtaaagcgtacagattttGTCTGCCTGACTTAACaaatgattcagacatcttttaagcatcacctttACTCTATTACATGCTAGAcataatgactcgttttctttttgagaaaatttTTTGATGTCATTTCTTATACAGGTTTGCAGggaggtggataaaatttgtttaaaaacttggTGGCTAATTCCTCCCATGAAAGTATTAAATTCAgtttaagctcatcaaaccatgttaaagcgcgtGTAGATAAATTTATTTAAgggaaagtttggatcgtcagtcgaaACTCCTTGAAATTTACAAATCATACTGACCAGTTTGATCATGTGTGAACTAATTTTAGGAATTCCTTcgattcctaaggtgattggtcctcctcttttttctaagcatgacttttgcgtagaagcaagggtgttttgttgttctATTTTTTGAATTTTCTATTTAATAAGACTTAAaaataacttttagaaaatattatttAACCAAAAGGAtcaataatttaattaaaaaaattattcttgaaattcggtcgctaaccatatCGGATATTCTAATTGATATGACTTCTTTCAGATTACTTCTTTCAGATTACTTCTTTCAgattataattggagactgtttggaaaatccaacaactaagttcgtgtataattgtctttcttagacaccaccaaacaatacttttgtctgtttaaaatctttctcaattgaaatattcgatccccggcagcggcaccaaaaactcgtctatcttgatatgaccgaaacggatgattttatttatgcggtgtcgttaggccgcaaggcttCAGAATCAGTTTAATCGAGAGGGAGAtcgtggtttattatttatattttgaggGGCCTAAATTTAgttttaactttctaatgtagaaggtgtaagttaaccttgggtcgtacttttgaatggtttaacgaattgaagatcaagtggataattgtctttggttaaattaccaagATAACGGATaatagttggttttaagctaatagtcctaattACGGAAAAGTAAAGAtgatggaaggatatccggagtatgcagattagggaaatgttgaccaagatatcagtttgggctagggaaaggtaattatgtttatgctaaagctaagattagaatggtgtagatctggttggatgatccaattacacagacctacttgtctctagactctcagagttctcgttgagcagtgaaaagtatgtcacttggttgtataattgaaaggtaactatacctcggaggttatcctcagtaaagcactaggtttattagtgaattGAGTTCTAATGCTAACCCTCGTTGTCAGTTTAGTTAACTAAATAACAGtgtgtcgtgttgattgaacactgatcacaaaaggaAGGAGTTCGTCGGGTcatgttgacaaaaccttaaatgaaaactaataaCCATTTCATAATACTATAGAGATCATACCAATCCAAACATTATACagtattacagttgatatactgaaagtaaagtggATAGAAACCTAATATATACCTAAactgttgatatgacttaatcctagagcaacaattaaacaagaacatgcaataggtgtgGGTCATACagcaaggcactaactagatctttaCAGCTCCTAAGAGATCTCTTCGGAGAAGTCAATAGGcacactaggtcattcatgtctcaattcctaagttccgtgtcctaaaaccaCATTAGATGCCCCTCGGGAACTCTGGGCAgatcgagttcatagaatcttcagatacaatataaccaggggtcttaatcctatgaagtaggtaagttcatataggtggacaagtccagaTCACaaactaggttggtcaatccttaagatactagcatacaaatctatcgggcTCACAAGTTCATCATAACAACGGTAACcgactaatttaacataactaggctaacccaaacttctatcatcgcAACATACAGATAAAAATCTGAAaaagctgaagaaatctgcccaagATCGCAGGTACTCTCTGGATGGCAAGCCGTATAGCCTGCCCTGCCCTGGTCAGCCTTGTTTCATGGATCGTAATTTGATTTccttggtcgtaacttgtctttcaccgttttcgctctagattcttggtttttagctccgttttacttgattctttttgtatcgCCTTTGTaactacttaatctacaaaattaaccgaaaAAGCAATTATTTTGGCGACAAAatttggaactttatggatttagggctcaatatcggggtaaaaatgtgactttttgtccGATATCAGTCATATACGATGAGAAGTTTTGCGCAGTCGTTTAGGTTGACGTTTGAGGAGTAGAAGCGGAAGCCTTGATTAATTAAGAATAATTGACATTGTTTGAATTAAAAGAAAAGTTATCAAGAGCGTGAATTGCAAAAGCAATTTGAATATTCAGCAGTGTTGAAATTATAGCGGTAAAGTTTTAATCGAAAGCGAGGTGAATAAGAAAGCGTAAAGTGAAATGGAGCGGTAATTGTTCCTATTCATAGTGTGAATCAAGACATTAAAAGATTAATCGCAATGATTAAAATCAACAGCTATAAGTTTGCAGAAATACATCAATGACTAGAAAAGAGCTGTTAGGAAAATGCTGATGGGACGCGAATAGTTTGTCCGACGCACGATTTTAtgcgtaataaatatatttttgaagGCCGATTGGCAAAACATTTTTTAACTAcattttttagagtttattatgttatattttatgcGTAAATATAAcgcaataaactggggggacttgatcatatacataggcatgtatatgtatattttaagtgcaaaaggcAATATAAATACAAGTGCAAATGAAATCACACAAATAAGTAACAACTGCGGATTGCGCTAGTACACTGCAGAAGCCCGCATAAATTGAGATTGCAAGGATGTCCCGCATAAACACTGCGGATCTATAAAGTATGTGCAAAGATTTAATCAGCAAAGATTCCAAACCTATAAATAGTGAGCTTcgtctctcattttaggttgttgattctgtgcaattGCTCTGGCCTTTTTtgattcacttgtgactttgcccaaggagtTATCATAATTAGGCTaaggtaatgcaatcaagaccgggacatggtgattgatcacttgaatctaagtgaaaAACGATCGTAATGTCTCAAAAACATTATCAACATCaccatccacccctcattgcactcaattccttGATTAGATCTTGCaactaatctaggattgatcattaTCTCATCCTAAAAAGTAAAAATGTATGAGACtatagactcaccttgagtgcacttgaaaGTTTCGCACAAGTAACGACTTTTTGGTTAGTTAAGTTCGAGTAATGTAAcctatatatactaatatatagtTACATAAGTCTATTTCAATAGATTGATCCACAGTACAGTTGTCCTATTGTTCAGACCGACGCAATTGTAAAGTAAAAGGCAAcaaaagtcaactagttcatgaaagtcaaacaaaagtcaaacaTGGTCAAGTTGGTCAATCTAAGTCAACTACATCATTAGGTCATGTCAATGATGTCACAAATTCGAACCAAGGTCAACTCATTAGTTTCACACATTCGTTTAGCAATTTAACATTTAACGTAAGTGTTTACAAAAGTCATGCAATCGGACAAGCATGTTGCACAAACGACAAATCAAGAAATTATGATAAACTCGATATCACAAGTACATAtcataagctttctaaaaagaccAATCACGCAATCATATGATTCCTAGAACTCACGTAGCAAGCAAATATTTCTAGTTCAGTTTCTGTCTGCACATCAGTTTTATAAAAATTCGCATTTAATCTAGGAACATACAAATCATACAAGACCAGTGGGAGAATTTCAAAAACATCCCAAAGTTTAATCTATCAAAATATCTAAGAAATTCATGTAGCTAATTCGTACAGTATTTCCAAACAAGTTGAAATTTCTAATTTAGACACAATTTAGACATATGGTTTTAGCATGCATAAAGCACATATAGAGTTTTCAGAGATGGATATACAAATGAGATATGCTAAATAAAATACATTAAATAACATATCAGAAGATCAAGTTTCAAAACAACTTCTTATTCATGCTAGACCATTATATGTACAAACGAGACAGATTCGACTCAGATTCGATTATCCGGATATCTAGAGATAATTAGCACATAAAGTCTACATGAAATATTAAGTAATCATCAttaaattttcaaaatataaaagcTTATTTTGCAGAAATCATGTTAAGTGGTCGTTTTACGCAATATAAAATTGTTGTTTAGCAAGTTTTACCGTGAACGGTTAATCAATCATAAGATGAGTTGTACAAATCCAatagacatgatatcctagtccattttaagtgtttttcaattatctatcCAATAAACATCAGTTCATGCATCAAATCCAAACACAAAAATCAGAGTTTTCATATTAAAGCACAATAACACGTCGAAAATTCAAACAAGCATAACTAGACCTATACATAACGAAATCACGTGATTCATGTgagcaaatttattaattttttgatagATATTCATATAAACACTTTTTATTTACAGAAACTTAGTGACAATATCAGTAGCATAGCAATTGAATTCATGATTTAGCCCTAACATAAACCGAGCATTATAACGGCTAGTAACGCATGCAATCGCAATCAATTGAGCAATAAGACATCTAGAACTATGTAATCAATAATAAATTCAGTTTTATAGAATTATGGTTATGCAATTATACCTCAAAAACATAATTGGTAGgtactagcgcgtagagaacgatcaaaggaagcactttcgtgttGAAGGTTCAAGTAAACGGGCAATTTTTGATGGTGTTCTTGGGGTGGTGATGATCAACGACCAAAGGGGATGGAGAAGGTGTTTGATCGACTAAAATTAGGTTAGGGAGAGTTTACATTGTTTTGATTTGATACCCTAATTAGCTTTAGGGCCTAAAATAATCCCACTAGTTAAATAAAGTTCACAAAATAAATCCAATAAGGTGGGGTGGGTGGGGTACCATTCAGCCGATGGCCCTATAAGAATGGGTCATTAGGCTCGTTTTGCTAGTAACATGAGTTCGGGTGATccatttcgagtgccgttaaccataccgagttcccggaacgttaaccggtcgttaaaacgcaatccagcaagtttaattcattaaataaataataaaccatGAGATTGTGGGTGACTGAATAATAGGTAAGTCGGAGGTCAAgcagacaatatctactacgggtTGAGCGGGCTATTACAGGATATCCACTCTCTAGGATATATCAGCAACGAGTTGTGATGCATAGAAGCTAGTAGTAAATTGTAGAAATGCAAGTGGTGATGAGTAgcacttagtagtggtaagtaaTAATAGGTAGTATTAAGTAGTAACTagcaatgacaagcagtgagaagtagtgatcagtcgtgactagcagtgagaggcgatGTTAAGTAGTAGTTATCAATGATAAGTAgtaaggagtagtggtatgagaaaatgagtatgcccaagtagtgtcttcgtagtgccaagtagtgatcggtggtgacggacagtgtcgaGTAGTGACGAGCTACGACGTGATTATGTGCCATCAATAGGTTTTAATAACAATTACTTCTAGTCATATTTGAGATTATTGGGTTTATGTTCTAAGCGGTATTTATCCAAATAAACTACTTGACtcactcccaattccttatttggcaatgtcggaacttctatatgagttaccttaATGTgttcccggtcattacattatgctatctcacatttccattcgacatttgatgtgcaaaagtgtgcttaatttgcctttcaaacttttaaatttatctaacctttatttaatacacttttaacaccctaacaagcaacaaaacccgatcagaggtagtattttaggttatcgtcctaagagagcgtagatgcggataagagttgttttattaaatagtttaattattattaaataattaaaGATATATTATTATGTCTTTTATGGacagattcttatctcttaggaaagagatgatttaatattaacaaaataacaaaatataaagcaagaaataacgatttaaaataaacaattataaaagaaaagtgattacaaggacgtgtAAATTATGAGGGAATActaatcatagaccaatcattattcCTAAAAGGATAAGCTAAATGTCGCATATCGTTCATAAGAtaggacctaaagcatacattaactaagtgatgttcatagctaatgtcttcattcatagcattcaaataatcacatgataaatattacctaaacctgatgtggatccaagataacatttaattagactgacaaattatataagctaataaacttaatcagatcaactcaagttactagctgaaagttaatcttaatcaggttctcatgcaattgacaattaaacacacataaacaaaggttcttcgattaagcctaataataatgaattctattatataagtgtgattcaagttcaactagttaaataactaccaatgatgtttacctaatttgcatgcaatccaaacactatatttgatggactagatctaaaaaaGTGATATGAATCTAATATAAGATAGAATCAATTACTAGTTAATcctagattcataatatttaatcattaagcatggcaaacaagttatttaatcatgacagaatacagtaaataaaataggtaaaataataaaataaggataggatcataccttaaaaagaaggtagatgtaaaataacttgaattaaaaacttgaatcttgattacaatgaataaaatctaacctaagggtttagagaaaaccctaaaaaacgacctaaccagaattattgaattctgaaaaacTAATACATATGAAACCTGAGACCAGAGGCCTGTATTTATAACATTCTGggacggtggccaagccggcgacttgccttgggtcggtgactccttttgcaagttaaacttaatccgcaagcACTACTCTTTAAACCGTCATCACTAAGTCGGCGGCTTCAGGGAAGGCCGGCGTCTTCGAAGATCCACCAAATCTTTCTGGTTTTGTTTCCATTTTTtcttgaacttggtcgacaagtcgAGAAACCGTGTCTTTTAGGCCGGCGACTTCAGGATGAAGTTGGCGGCTTCATTTGCTCTTTACttaatcaacaagttctttcaattttacgaagattctggaacattctgacataTGTGACTCCAAGACGGCGGCTTCATGGAACCCATGCCGGTGGCTTCATTAGCCTTTCTGCAATTTCCTGTGTTTTTGAtcatgtttgatacataactttaataaaatcattagaaataattgttttcccatttttacccattttagcgtgttttgggtttaaaatgactctaaaatactaagataactcctcaaaatgttactaaaaaactgtataatttaggatttATCAAATTCTCCACACTTAAACAATTTACTTGTCcccaagtaaaccttataaattatatcatgggttttaaattaaagtaaaattgcaaagtcaaaaatatgtcttaataagaagttagtatttattattcgcaagaactagtctgaaccagaccaaggattacaagtagtcctaatgtctattaatccagatttatacaaattgatcatcattggactcttttgtgtTCTAGAGAATTTTTTTTAtaagtgtatggttctcattggaactcttttattttgttggccttcattgggctctttttccattccatttttttTGCTTTCATGTTTAGCATTTGCTTTACACTTGGCAATTTTTCTAAATTGGCTTTTATTTggaactcttttgctgcctcagtggtccatgcatATTATGCCATAtgatagtggctataagtttgcacttgtttcacaatttttggctttaacttcttatcttaaacaagtaatccaatctcgaaattgagagtagttctattattaaaattaagattaagttagtaaaattaagattaagttagtaaaaagatAAAAGTttaactaagaatttatacttttgaaaaatttaaaattgtaccattttttcaacttTTTCGAGAAAATTAATATTATCTTTTTAATCTTTTAAGagattaatcacttccctccccacacttagattatacaaagtcctcattgcatttataataaaagaATGTAATAAATAAAGGATATAATTAAAATAAGGGAAAaagtgatgttacttgattgtaggatcatagaatgacTTCAGAGCCTATGAAGACTTCTTTTGAATTGAGCATAAATAACTTGAcagaatattaaaaataatacaaaGTATAACACAaacttaatattttattaataacttttcattactTAAACAAttaacacttaggagctatattgctcttacattgataatcaaataattaaataaataacaaaatatttaaaaaaacatAAACTTAATAAATATAAAGGGATAGGTAgtttgattatagagtcggttgcgcATCTCTTTTCTTCTAAcggaattactccttaggcttattttcCTCACACTTATTCTTTTCATACTCATTATATTTCCTTTTCAATTTCGATCTTGTAATTATAGGTAGGGTTTCACTGTTATTTCCTTGatgaataataatagtattactgaaATAATTGATGATGGCTTTGGATGTGGACAGAAATGGTGTTCCTAAAAGAATAGGTGTAATTTTATTTTCCACCATGTCCATGACAATAAAATGAACAAGAAACTTAGTTAACCCTATTTTGATCTTAACATTTTTCACAATACCAATCGGACGACTTGAGCTTGTGTTACCATAGTAAACAATTCCATCTATAGGTTCTAACATCATTAATTTCAATCGATCAAACATACTAAAAGGCATAATATTCACACTAGACCCACTATCAGCTAACGCACGAACAAATGTGGAACCATTGATTTCACAAGGGATAAGAAATTCTCCTGAAATAGCACGAATTATGGAAAAGTTAGAAATCGAGATTTTTATTGCATTTAATGGCATTTCACCAACAGCTTTCTTTCCTTCAACCAAGTTATCATCTTGAATTTGATTATTAAAGGGAGGAATATATTCCTAATGCTTAACTCCATTTAGTGACTCAACAAACTTTACGACTTCCTAAGTTTCATCATTATATTTTTCTATCTTACGAGTTCCTTCTTCAACTACCTTTTCCACATATTCATCAGTGTCCTCTTCCTTAACTGCTTTGGACTTAGTAACAATATCCTCTTCATCGGAATCAGGATATCCACCATTCATTTCTTCTATCTCTTTGGACAATTCTTCCTCCATTAATTTATATTCTCACATTATATCAGCTCCTCTAGAGGCTACATATTCACGAATTGCTTCTCTTCCAAGATGTTCTCTTTCAGATATACCCTTAACAGTTTCTCTAAACTTATTATACTCTGGATCATTTTCTCTAGGTCCTTTATCAAAATGATACTCAGACCCATCAGAACCATCACTGTCatcttcattaataaaagtgactgcATTTACTTTTTCAAAGCAAACCCCCTTAGAAACTTCGGATTCAACAAGAACATTACCCTCGACAAGTTTGACTAAGTTAGTAACATTGCACTCTCAGTTTTGAATGGACGattgatgattattttgcacttgggaaagttgagcctttatgttatcattagcttcgttttgatttttgatgaaagttaaaatgctttcttcaagattagacttcttGTCTGTTTGAGCATTAGCAaaatttggaatgaagggtgctctaacaggaaagaaaccaggtgggtttttattattagcaggataaggtgtattataattatttcggtagttcgggtttccttgaaattgattcacatatgaaacattctcgacttgctccatagtaagactagcaacacaatctttagtggcatgaggaccttggcatctttcacaacctaccttatataacgacccgtcctaatccatctggacgaatacattataattggttacatcgcgaggtacttgacctctatatgatacattttacaaacattgcattcgctttttaaaagataaactttcattacattgaaagttgacgacatgcataccatttcataatatatccaactataattgacttaataataatcttgatgaactcaacgactcgaatgcaacgtcttttgaaatatgtcatgaatgactccaagtaatgtctctaaaatgagcaaatgcacagcggaagatttctttcatacctgagaataaacatgctttcaagtgtcaaccaaaaggttggtgagttcattagtttatcataaacaatcattttcatcattttaatagaccacaagattttcatttccatttctcataaatatacgtcccatgcatagagacaaaaataatcattcatatggattgaacacctggtaaccgacattaacaagatgcatataagaataccccatcattccgggacatccatcagacatgatataaatttcgaagtactaaagcatccgctacaacggatggggtttgttgggcccaatagatctatctttaggattcgcgtcaattagtagatcggtttactaattcttaggctaccaagcaaaaagggggatattcggcttcgatcattcaaccatagaatgtagtttcgattacttgtgtctatttcgtaaaacatttataaaagcgcatgtattctcagtcccgaaaatatatattgcaaaagcatttaaaaagggagcaaatgaaactcacaatattgtattttatagtaaaaatacatatgacgactttgaacaagtgtggggttaggttcagattcacgaacctatatcatttgtatatatattaacatgcataattgaaattgaacaaatttatatatattcattagtcatatcatctttatattaataacttatatgtttcataaatATATTCATCTTATGTtttttacataaaaatataattatgttttatgtaTTAGTATAGttctatataactaatagttatttgataaattaacattaataaataataagtaaaagttgtctctttttttgatactaataataatgctagtaataataattgtaataataatgaccattataataaagttaaaaataatgataataatatttttaatgataatacttataataatacaaatgataattttgataaaaatacttttattaaaaataataaaaatttaaatataataattttaatgataatactaataataataataataataataataataataataataataataataataataataataataataataataataataataataataataataatgcgtttaatagtaataataataattctatttaatcgTGACCTAATCATATTTATATTCCTCTTACTCATAAACGTACTTATAATTATACTTCTCGGTTGTAATTAACTTAGTTATATTCATTAACATAATCGTaatcatttttatcttaatatattttaacataatttatatctattttttattttatcatAAACGTTATGTtagttattagtaatgataataataataatcgtaatcgtaataatgataataatactaaaaggataacattaataataataataattatattagaaagactaccttaagagaattaatagcttacaaaaagaataactgtcactgcccaggctcgaactcgtgacctcacgCTTAACCCAAAACACTCTAAACCACTACGCTGGCCAATCAGTTTGTGCAATTACTCACGTTTAAATCCTAAAATAAACGTAAGCAGCGACTTCCTTATGATATCTGATCTAGATTTAGCCCAACAAGAAAAAGAACCACGGACCAATAACATAAATAGGGACACGGCCCCAATAATTAAGTTTTCTAAGTCCATTTAACAATAACGGCCCAATGCAACCCGATGCAAAAAGGATCCTGTGGTTTTGGCCTGGTAAAAATCGAACATCAATAGATGTGGAAACAGGAACTCACACGTAGTCACCATCATTCATAATCGatctacatcatcatcttcattctccTCTCATCATCATCTTCTATCAATTATTATAATAGCACCATCATCATAATTATCGTGTATCATAACCGTCCTCATCAT is from Rutidosis leptorrhynchoides isolate AG116_Rl617_1_P2 chromosome 10, CSIRO_AGI_Rlap_v1, whole genome shotgun sequence and encodes:
- the LOC139870697 gene encoding uncharacterized protein; the protein is MEEELSKEIEEMNGGYPDSDEEDIVTKSKAVKEEDTDEYVEKVVEEGTREFLIPCEINGSTFVRALADSGSSVNIMPFSMFDRLKLMMLEPIDGIVYYGNTSSSRPIGIVKNVKIKIGLTKFLVHFIVMDMVENKITPILLGTPFLSTSKAIINYFSNTIIIHQGNNSETLPIITRSKLKRKYNEYEKNKCEENKPKE